The Juglans regia cultivar Chandler chromosome 1, Walnut 2.0, whole genome shotgun sequence nucleotide sequence GAATTAACTTATTTTGTGTCATAAAGGGAACCGATCTCTCTTTCTCGTGCTTTCATTTCTGGAACCATTCCTTTGATTATTGCCGTATGGACAGAGGCCAAAAATATGCATATCTATGTACGTAGGAATATATAATGGCTTTGTTTGCTAGCAGATGAAGAAGTAAAAGCACCAAATTTGCTTGGAAGAGCGAAGGAAGAGATTCAAGCAATTTTGCACTCTGAGAAATTGCCTCACCATCATAAGGAAACCCATGGCAAGAGAAATGAAATAGACGAGAACACCCCATTAGATGATGTTAGAGCTCCAAATGTGTTTGACAGAGCAAAAGAGGAGCTTGAGGCTCTCGTCCAAACGATCCATTACAAGAAAGATTCTCCAACCCATGAAAGGTGATCTGAATTTTCTTATTCTCCGTTGAAGTTAAATCAAGGAGCaaagattagttttttttacatgctTTGATTGCTTCtcagtatgttttttttttatttttttattttttctaaatgtgTTATTGCAGGGATGAAACTATTAAGGCAGAGTCTAAACAGGATAGACCAGATTCTCTATCAGGTACAATATTTAGAGAAAAATTACCTGCCCTATAATGTTTTTAGGGAGTGTTCGTATAACCTAATGTGTCAAAGTCAGTTTACATGAAAGCCAGATGATTGTTTTTGTTCTACTATAAAATGAAAGCAGGCAATATGGCCTCAagattttatggttttttacTGCAACTGTTTGTATGGCATTCcttactttctcattttttcacattttccattATCATCCACGCTTCACAGTGCTTGAATTTATGAATGcaaaaagttttgaatgatgaaattttaaGAGTTCTGTTATTGAGGCTGCGTTATGATTCGGGCAGCATCTGATTGCCTCCCTTCCCTCGTTCTtggatttgtttcttttttattggatttattAAGTTTGAGATCGTAGTTtcactttcctttttcttttaagaatttCTCTCGTATATCTTGCCATGTTCCCAGGTCACACTTTTAAACACTATTTTATAATGAATTATAGAAAACATGTTCAAGTCCGATGGTCTTTTATTCTGAATATTTTCATGTCCAAGAAGTTTATTTATGAATACTATACAAACCTCTCTAGGTGGTCTCTATTCCTGCTTGTATTCTATGAGCACCTTGTGGATTTCACCATTCTTTGTACTTGACATTGATCATATCATGCCTTGATAAGGCTTTTCATGCCTTCCCCACATTCCTGCTGATTGGCTTCCTTCTTTGTGTAAAGAGTTCAAAGCCCAAACTTAATTTTCTTACTTTTATGCTTTGATATTGTCTGACAACAATATTAGCAGCCACAACTTATTGGGAGATGGgttttcttcaatctcttaTTTCTTGATAGTTTCTTAATTAACCATTCTTTATTCTATCATTCTCATCATGATTTGCCATTTTTGAAGTATGTATGAACTATTATTGTTTAACAATCTGAGAATTAACTATTTTGAAccaatctatttttcttgaaggcttttatttttggaaCACTTCTTGTGATATTTAAGTATTTATAGAGTCCAAAACAAGTATTGTACATATGTATGTGGGAATATATCATTTCTATGTTTGCTATCAGATGAAGAAGTAAAAGGACCAAATTTgtttggaagagaaaaagaagagattcATGGCAAGAGAATTGAAATAGACGAGAACACCCCATTAGATGATGTTAGAGCTCCAAATGTGTTTGACAGAGCAAAAGAGGAGTTCGAGGCTCTTGTCCAAACGATTCATCCCAAGAAAGATTCTCCAGCTCATGAAAGGCAGTCTGAATCTTGTTCTCCATTGAATTTAAATCAAGGGTTGAAGATTAACTTTTTGATATGCTTGGATTGTTTTCTCATTGTGTTTTACTTGAATGTAATTGCAGGGCTGAAACTAAGACGGAATCCAAAAAGGATGAAGTGGATTTTCTATCAggtataatattttgtgaaacatTACTTGTCATATAATATTTGTAGGGATGTTCGTATAAACTAATGAGACAAGGTCAGTTTACAAAATAACCAAATGATGGTCTTTGTTTTACTTAAAAGGAAGACAAGAAATTATGGCTTCAGCAAGTCTATGGATTTATACTGAAAATGTTTGTATGGCATTTCTTAGTTTCTCCTTCTTTCACATTTTCCATTATCATCCAGGCTTTGCAATTCTTGAATTTCTGAGGGCAGCAAgattaaatttgatgaatttgttattGAGACTGCTTTATGATTGGGGGCAGCATCAAATTGCCCCCTTTTCTTTTGGAtttgttgaatttttgttttatttcgcTCTCGCTTTTcgttattttttagtatttctGTTGTGTATCTTGTCATGTACTGGGGTCAAAGTTTTGTGCATGCTTTATGATGAGTTATTGAAAAAGTGTTCAGGTATCATGgtctttcattcttttttttttttttttttaagaagtttatTTATGAACTCATACAAACCTCTCTAGGTGTCTCTAGTCCTATTTATACTCTACAGGCAGTTTGAGGGAGTCAAATAGTAGTTATTAGATTACTTCCACCATTCTTTTAATTAGCCCTGACCACATCTTGTGTCGATAAAACTTATTCTTCTCTGCATTGTTGCTTGTTGGCTTCTTGTTTTTTGTATAGAGAGTTCAATTCTAAACTCAATCTTCTTGGTTTGATGCTTTTTATGTTGTCAGAGAACAATGTCAAGGGGCCCAATCTTATTGAGAGAGCCAAGGAAAAGATTGAAACGATCACACACCATCATAAATCATCACACTACCATCATAAAGAAACTCACGGAACAAGGGATGATCTTGATGAGAGAACCCCAATTAATGATGTGAAAGGTCCAAATGTTTTTGAAAGggcaaaagaagaaattgaagcCGTTGTTGAAACAATTCATTCCAAGAAAGATCAGGGAAATTCTGTGTCCTTGCAAAAGGAAGGTGGGTTTGAGGCCTTTATTGGAAGAATGTTGGAAAAAGTCTGCTCTCCTCGGGGTAGTAAGAATGATTAGTTGTGAATTGTGGTGAACTTCAATTCTTGCATGTTTTTCTAGTTGTTCAATTTCCAAATACAACCACACAATAGACATGGAACCTGTTTATAAGCTGTTTGACTACTCACTCTGCCAAATCGACCACATGGATGCATTGTTTGTCTGTTGATTACTGAATTTGCTGCCCCAAGAATGTATATCTGTTGATATTTTCCGGGTTTTATTTGCcaaatgttttattaagttttcTGATTGATCTGGTTATAGCTAAGTGTATATTGGGACAAGTTGTTACTTCAGTATTGGTAGCCCATTTGCTttgttttggataattttaCCCAATGCTACATCGTATTGGTGGAGtctataaaataagatgaaaaatattatctttaataCATTTGGAACATGGAAGCAGGCTAGCAGCTAAAGCTCATTTGAGTTGAGTTCAAATTTAAGCCTAGCCCAACATTCAATTATAcaattctcaaatcattaaacatcattcaatttaaaatctctttatacgcgagattcacaatattttttaactcaacacctctttatacGCAGgatttacaatctttttcaacattttataaatacatctaaactcatcttaacatctaaacacataggagtggtttggattcagagatgagttgagatgtgttgagatgatttgtgaatagtagaataaaaattgaattatttattatattttgtgtaaaaatttgagaaagttgttttgaaatttgaaaaaattgaattgtttattatattttgtgtgaaaatttgagaaaattgtaataatgagataagatgagttgagatgggttacgaatacaaacgaggccataCTCTCATCTTAGGTAAGCTcaacaaaactcactctatcatctcaactcactatatCATAAATAACTcgactcatctcaacttaactcaacatccaaacacaatctaaataAATTCTGCTTTTGTATTAGTAGAATAGTTCTATCTAACTCATTCTCTAATAGTCAGACGTTAAGGAAGTTAAGACTCTTTGACTTTGTTTGGTATGCGTCTGCATCTTATCTCTCTCAATTTGTGCAGATTTCTATCTCAATCATATTGGTAAccatttattatgttttggatAATCGGACCAAACACTGCAGCCTAAGACTATACAACATAAGATGCagaaggtttttcttttttgaaaatgaattccGTGTTTCTATCAGTAGAGCACCTCTGTCATTGATAACTCATTCTCAAATAGTTCAAATTTAAGGAAGTTTCCCACTTCGAAGACTCTTTGGTTGTCTGCATCATATCTATCCCAATTTGTGCAGAAACATGTGCATATTTCTGTCAATCACAAACTTGCACGTGAATTACAAAAGTACTTCGGCCTCCTTCAATTAGTCTTATTATCCAATATGTACAAGAAACCATTAAACCGGCTAGGACTGACTCAGACCGGTCACCGGAGCACAGAAGCGGCAGAGAATCGGTCAGCCGGCGGCAGGAATTAAGCAAAACTGACGTCGGTCGGTTCAGTTCCAATTCGACCTAGGGCAAAAATGCTAAACCAGCCGACATTagctattttcttcttcttcttcttttttttcccaattataCGTATAAGAAACGACGTAATTTTTGAAATGTaggctataaaaaaaaaaaaaatgaaatagcaCCGTGTTTAGCGTCGTTTTGAATTAGGGTAAAAGACCCCTACAAGTCATTATTCCTCATTCTTCATTTTGAAAGTTTTTCCCCCTCACTCAGATTCTCCCTAGAGGCATCCACCCTCTCAGATGCGGCGATGCCAACTCCCTCTCCGATGCGGTGATGCCATATTCTCTCCGATGCAGTGATGccatctccctctccctctcgggCTCTCAGAGCCTCTATCTCAACCTCTCAGGTCTCTGTCTCTCATCTCCCTTTcgtctctctctgtctctctgtctctctctcatgggATAGTTGATGAAATCAACTTGATGTTTATTGTTTGGATCTGTATAGTTGATGTTTATTGTTGAATCTGTATTGTTGAGTGTTGAGAAATTTATTGAGTGTTGGAACCGATATTCACACCAATGAACCGACGGCAACCAGTTGAAACTATGCTGGCCGATTTTACTACCATCAACCGGTTACGGTCGGTTGCTCCACCCCTTTTTCACATATCGGTCGGCGTTGATTTTGCTCAAAAATCGCGACAAAAGAGTTGGTTTTCACCCCTATCGgatagtgataggcttactactaTATTACTATCCATTTACTACTCAtagttcatttcaaattttttatttttttatcatttttttaaaatatttttttaacattcttaaccatcaagaaaaaattaaaaaaatatataattttattaatattcacttccttaatctttaaataaaatagaaaatgaaaaaaaatcaaatacaaaataaataataaataataaataaatagtaaaaagacAATAACCTATCTTTTTTCTtatctaatataaaaaaatccgGAGCTTTTgcccacatctctctctctctctctggtccTAAATCTCGGAATTGGGTTGCTTTTGCTAACTTCGAGTTTAAGCCTTGTCATCCACTTCTTGTATACACATCTAAGCCTATTTGTCGCATTTGTTGACAGAAAAAGGTGGAAAAAGCTGCACTTTCTACATGCATGTTAGTTTGGGTGCAAGTTGCATCCAACAGTCACTTTCAAATTGGttatatttatatgatcatacctACTGTAAATCAACCAATTCTTCGGTCATAAAGGAGGAGGATAAGATCAATGGAGTTTCCTGGCCCATCCTTGGATTATTATTAAGGAAAAAACTATTTTGCCTTCTAAGTTGTACCACTCAATTTAACTGCTTggcaactttttatttttattcttttttatttagtaattaagaaaataattttaagtatattgtgatatttttttatttttttaaaatatttaaatatattaaaaaaatataaaaagaaaagaaaaaaatcaaaaaaataacaaacgGTCAACTTGAACGGACTACTCTGAGCTATAGAGTAGCCCGACTCTatcattaatataaataaaattccaTGGCTAGCAAACCCCCACCTTGATAAAATGTGAAATTAGATCTATCTTTAAACCAATTTGAGCAAAAttgtctcgtttggttatacagatgagatgagacaagatgaaatttaaaaattaaataaaatattattagaatataattttttaatataatttttattttgaaatttgaaaaagttgaattgtttattatattttgtatagaaatttagaaaaattataatgattagatatgataaaataaaataagataagatgatttacGTAACGAGTAGTGCTATATAGCATCCACTGTAGtagtgcacacaatgcacacactaTAGTCCACTAATTTCTTCTCTCCAAATGAATGGTTGAGATGATACCACATAGAGTGTGTACAGTAACTGCTCCCAAACAGTAACTTCTCCCAAGATTATTTCTTTGCGTAACAAAACGAGGCTCTTGTTATCTTAAATACTATTGTCCTTAACCatatttattgatatgataCATTTTAAGTGGTTTCATATATCAATCACTTAAATATTAACtacaaaaatataacttttttagatttaaagtatagatttatttatttatttttaaattaacataAGTCAACTTTATATCGAATGTGTCAAATCCAtcatacaaaattataaaatcactttctttccaattttattaacttatttaattagtatttaAGTCAGGCGGGTGGTCAAACTGAACAGTAGCACCAGCAAtgacttaggttgtgtttggatgttgaagtgagttgagttgagttgagttgagatgataaaatattgttagaatattattttttaatattattattattttaaaatttgaaaaagttgaattgtttattatattttgtattgaaatttgaaaaagttgtaatgatgaattaaaatgagttaagataagtttggtaaccaaactcaccctaatcatttgtatttttatcttcatatttagataatatatttttaaatttatctatattcatttatatatctctaaatttttacataagttataaatagtgcttcttcaagaCTATTCACtctctaaacatttttaatgtttttttctctctcctatccattgaaatcaatttatataatttatattaagattattttgatatatgaaatttatattaagttgatgatataaaatattttttaatacatattaatatttattgataaaattgatcattttgatatatgatattggtaatatttagatatatagaatttatatttttgagcacatgatattaattgtaaaaaatataaaaaataataattttaaaaaaaaataattaaaaataataataatttattattacttaattcataGATGCATAATTCAACGTAAGgatttttcttgatatatatagagaaatcaaTACTAGAAGGATCCCAACCTTTTAGGAGTGAAGAAAGTCCCATTCTCCTTAGCCGTACGATCCGAGCTAAATCTCACGGTCAGATGATGTACGGACAACAACAAACGTTTCAGGATTTAGGAGTTGAACGACAAGTCGGTAGCCTTAGTGATAGAATGAAACTACAAGCCGTTTAAGGTTAGTCTCCATCTTTTTTGCTCTTTCTCCCGAACTTAACTCTCACGCGTGGAGTCGTCGTCACTCGTCAGAATCGGAGGCCATATTCCGAGCTGAACTGATGAGAACTCCCTTCATCTATCTCCTTTGACTTCAACTTTCTTTGCAAATTCAAACCAGAGGTTCATGGCCTTTCGTCTCTCATGGCAAACTTAGTCGTTCGCTCCCTCTCGATCATACCTAATAATTGAAAGGCCTCATAGGCCTTTTCATTGTCTCTTCTTGTGCGAATCTCTCACTGTTTGTTTATCCAAAGCTTCCTCTCTCTTCTCGCTTCGATTCTATAACTCTCGCTGTCTCTCTCCTCTTCCCAATGTCAATAACTTTCGATTTTACGTAGCCACTGTCTCTGCatatctctctctgtctctctgatGGATGCTAGGATTGGATTTTCCGATTCCAACGAAATCAGCAATGGCAGTAGCATATGCTGCGTCACCACCAACGCC carries:
- the LOC109009420 gene encoding uncharacterized protein LOC109009420 isoform X2, with protein sequence MAESRPDPMTHSLLDEEVKAPNLLGRAKEEIQAILHSEKLPHHHKETHGKRNEIDENTPLDDVRAPNVFDRAKEELEALVQTIHYKKDSPTHERDETIKAESKQDRPDSLSDEEVKGPNLFGREKEEIHGKRIEIDENTPLDDVRAPNVFDRAKEEFEALVQTIHPKKDSPAHERAETKTESKKDEVDFLSENNVKGPNLIERAKEKIETITHHHKSSHYHHKETHGTRDDLDERTPINDVKGPNVFERAKEEIEAVVETIHSKKDQGNSVSLQKEGGFEAFIGRMLEKVCSPRGSKND
- the LOC109009420 gene encoding uncharacterized protein LOC109009420 isoform X1 — its product is MAESRPDPMTHSLLDEEVKAPNLLGRAKEEIQAILHSEKLPHHHKETHGKRNEIDENTPLDDVRAPNVFDRAKEELEALVQTIHYKKDSPTHERDETIKAESKQDRPDSLSDEEVKGPNLFGREKEEIHGKRIEIDENTPLDDVRAPNVFDRAKEEFEALVQTIHPKKDSPAHERQAETKTESKKDEVDFLSENNVKGPNLIERAKEKIETITHHHKSSHYHHKETHGTRDDLDERTPINDVKGPNVFERAKEEIEAVVETIHSKKDQGNSVSLQKEGGFEAFIGRMLEKVCSPRGSKND